A region of the Cupriavidus taiwanensis genome:
GCTGGTACGACTATTCGCGCGCGCGCGACGCCATGTTTGCCGCCACCGATACCGACTACGCGCCGTGGCACGTGGCCAATTCCAATGACAAGCGGCGCGCCCGGCTGAACCTCATCACACACTTGCTGGCGCAGATCCCGTACGAGCAGATCCCGCGCAAGGCGGTCAAGCTGCCTGCCAGGCAGAAAGCCGGCGGCTACCGCGAGCCGAACTACCCATACCGCTACGTGGAGGAACGCTACTAGCCACGCGCACCCCCGCGCCTGACCCGCCCAGCGCTAGTCCGGCAGCTTGCGCGACTTCCAGCCGCCCTGTTCCTTGCAGTACCAACCGGTCCACGATTCGGACTGCCCGGCGCGGCGGAACTCGCTGCGCACCTGGCGACAGGCGTCGCCGCGATCCGTGCGCGTCTGCAACGGCGTGAACGATCCTTCCACCGCGCGGTGCCGCTGGTCGGCCGGCAAGCTGAACGCAACGCTTGCGCCGTCGGCGGCCTCGTCCATGGTCTTGCCAAAGACGCCCCACGCGGAATTCAATTGGGCCTGGCCCAGCGTGCCGACGATGGTGCCTGCCAGGTAGTGGTCAAAGTAGCCCCAGGCCGGCCACGCCGACACGGCCGCGGCAAGCCCGGCGGCGGCGGCTACGCGCCGGCAGCGCATGGCCATGGCGCCTCCTTACTCGAAGCGCTCGGCCAGCACCATGGCGTCGACCTTGCGCTGCTTCCAGAAAATATGGTTGATACGCGGCACCAATCCGCGCAACGTGCCGGCATCGACTTCGTTGAAATGCAGCCTCACGGCCGGCCGCGAGCCATCGCCCTCGACGCGGGTGATGTCGTCGAATGCCGGCAGTCCGTAGCGCACCAGAAAGTCGCGGATTTCGTCATCGGTGGTCCCCGCGTCGATATTCACCAGCATCATTGAACTCATGGCCTTCTCCTTGGCGTTGCGCAACCGCTGCCGCGCCGGTCTGCCCGACGATATGCCGGGACGGATCGGCCGGCGCACATTGATGCGTGAAAAACCAGAGCCGTGCGTACGCATCGTCATCAAAGTCCTGGCGCACTGCGTCAATGAATCATAGATTGAACAGGCAATCAAGGCACGGCATCGCCGCATAACCCCCTGCCAACGGAGGGGTACCTGCGGCTGCCACGACGTATTGGCCAACCGGACCGCCAGCACAGAACCGCGCAAGCGGCATGGGCGGGACAATGCAGGAGCATGCTGATGGGCTTCCTGGGGTGGATGCGCCGGCGCAAAACGCAGGTCCCCGCACGCGAATCGCGGGAGCTTGCCGAACTGACGGAACGCGTCACCCGTCTCAGTCCGCGCCTGCGGCTGGTGCCGCGCTACCAACAGCGAATCCGGCCCGCGCTGGAACAGGCACTCGATTATGTGCAGGGACTCGTCCGGCAACTTCCCGCCGCGCGCGACGCCAGCAAGGAAGCCTGGGCCAGCGACCCGTATATTCACGCCTTTTTCGGCACGCCCCATGACGTGGAACTGGGCTTCAGCCGGTCTCCCGAATTGCGCGAGTTCTTTGCGCAGTCGGCCGATTCGGCGCAGGCCTATGCTGTGCTCGGCATGGCAATGGCCGAGCGGCGCACGCTAGGCGTGGCGCTGGAAGGCGATGTCATGCGCGCGGACGTGCCCCAGACCGTGATCAGTTTCAGCGATCACAAGGTCAGGATCATTGCCCGCACCGAAGCGGCCCTGCGCGAGGAAATCGTGCGGCGGCTGTTCGACCAGTTGACCCTGGAGAGCCTGGCCCGCGTCGCAGCCGGCAAGTCGCGCCGCAACGTGCTCGAGCGCGAACAGGCGCTGCTCGTGGCGCGCCTGCGCCTGCTCGAGCGGCAAGGCACCGGCATGCGCTCGGTGCTCGGCGGCGATGGCAATGGCGACGGCGGACCTGGCGAGCAAGCCACGCTGCGCGCACAGGTCGCGCAAAACGACCGGGAACTGGCGCAGCTCGGCAAGGATGCCGGCGCGCTTGAACGCCAGCTGGAATGCCTGGCCGAGGTACTGACGAACGCGCGCGACTTCCTGTCCATTGAGTCGAGACACCTGCGGCTCAGCGCAATGAACGTGCTGCTGGCACCGGAAAGCACGGCGCCGGCGCACGAGATCGAGCTGCTTACCGCACGCATCCCGGGCGATCCGCCGCTGGTGCGATCCTTTGCGCTGGTGCGCTTCGACCGTGGCGAGATGCTGTCATCGGGCGCCCTGCTCGATGAGGCGGCACGGCTGCTCTGAAGGCGGGGAAGCGCGTGGATCAGATGGCCGCGTTCATGCCCGCGCCTCCAGGCAGTCCCGCACGGCGGACCCGGCCAGCGCCGCCAGCACCCGCAGCGCTGCCAGTTCGGCCGGCGACCATGCGAAGCGATCTGCCAGATAGTTGAAGGTCCCTATGACGCGCGACTGGCAGCACAGCGGCACATTGACCACCGCCGTGCAGCCAAGCGCGCGGATGGCCTGCACGTCATCGAACACCGCCGCCAGCGCGGCATCGCCCTCGCCGACAAAGACCTCGCCGCGCTCGAGCAACTGGCGCCGCCACCGGCTGTCGCCCTTCTGCTTGCGTCCGCCGACCGGATAAGCGGATGGGTGCGACGACCACAGCCGTTCGATCTGGGCCGGCCCGGCATGCCAGGCGTTGATGGTCAGCAGGCCGGGGCCCAGCGCCTGCAGGGTGGCGGCGCCGATCGCGTCGAACGCGGCGCCGGGATCGCGGGCCTGCTGCAGCTGGTCGCACAGCACATTGGCCGCCGCCACCAGCGAGGCGGTGCGCAGCAGGCTCATGTCATTCCCCCTTGATGCCGAGTTCGCGGATCAGCTTGCCGTAGCGGTCGGCATCGCGCTGCAGGATGGCGCCGAACTGCTGCGGCGTGGAGGTCGCGGTCTCGACGCCGATGGCGTTCATCTTGGACTTGACCTCGGGCAGCGACATCACCGCGTTGATCTCGCGGTTCAGGCGCGCGGCCAGCTCTGCCGGCATGCCCTTAGGACCGAAGGCACCGTACCAGACCGCCAGTTCATAGCCGGGCACGGTTTCGGCCACGGTCGGCACATTGGGCAGCAACGGCGAGCGCTTGCCCTCGGTGACGGCCAGCAGGCGCAGCTTGCCGCCCTTCACGTGCGGCAGCGTCTGGGTGCCGGCCGAGAACAGCAGCTGGGTCTGGCCGGCCACGGTGTCGACCACGGCGGGCGCGCCGCCCTTGTACGGCACGTGCAGCATCTGCACGCCGGCCATCTTCTCGAACAGCACCGCGCTCAGGTGGTTGGTCGAGCCCGGGCCGGCGCTGGCATAGGCCAGCTTGCCCGGATTGGCCCTGGCGTAGGCGATCAGCTCCCTGACGTTCTGCGCCGGCACCGACGGATGCACCACCAGCGTGTTGGTGACGTAGGCCAGCAGGCCCAGCGGCGTGAAATCCTCCACACCGCGGAACGGCATGTTCGGCATCAGCGCCGGGTTCATCGCGTGCGTGCTCATCGAGCCGACCAGCAGCGTATAGCCGTCGGGCCTGGCACGCGCCACCATGGCCGAGCCGATATTGCCGGAGGCCCCGGGCTTGTTGTCGACGATCACCGGCTGGCCGAGCGAGCGGGTCAGGTGTTCTGACAGCACGCGCGCCAGGATATCGGTCGAGCCGCCGGCGGCCCACGGCACGATCAGCGTGATGGGCTTCTGCGGCCAGCTGTCCGCGGCGCGTGCGGCGCCGCCCAGGCACATCGCCAGCGCGGCCATGCCGCCCAGCAGGGTCTTGGTCATCCATCGCATGGTGTTACTCCTCCGTCGTCGTTGCTGTCTGTCTATTGGGTGGAACCGGTTGGATCGTCAGCGTCCGGCGGCATAGCCTTGCATGCCGCGCGGATTGGCGCCGGCGCGCAGCACCAGCCGGCCGCGGGCGTCGAACTGGCGCGAGCAGGCCGACATGCGGCCCTCGGACCATGGCTCGCCCACGCGCACGTCGTGGCCGCGCTCGCGCAGTGCCGCCAGCGTGCTGTCGGGGAAGCGCGATTCGACGCTGATGCGGTTGAGCACGGTCTGGCGCGGCCAGAACGAAGCCGGGAAGTGGTCGACATGCCAGGCCGGCGCGTCGATCGCCTCCTGCAGGTTCATGCCATGCACGGCATGGCGCAGGAAGAATGCCAGCGACCACTGGTCCTGCTGGTCGCCGCCGGGCGTGCCGAACACCATGTAGGGTTCGCCGTCGCGCAGCGCCAGCGATGGCGACAGCGTGGTGCAGGGCCGCTTGCCGGGCGCCAGGGTATTGGGCAGGCCGGGTTCCAGCCATGTCATCTGCAGGCGGGTATTGAGCGCAAAGCCGAGCGCCGGGATGGTCGGGCTCGACGACAGCCAGCCGCCCGACGGCGTGGCCGCGACCATGTTGCCGTGGCGGTCGATCACGTCGATATGGCAGGTATCGCCGACAAAGATCTCCTGTTCGGCCCACTCGGCCACCGGCGGCAGCTCGGCAAAGGTGGGCTCGCCCACGCCGAAGCGCACGTCGGCGCGCTGCAGCGTGCGCGTGGCCGCGGCCAGGTCGGGCAGGCGCGGCGCAATGCCGTTGACCGTGCCGGGCTCGAGCGACAGTGCCGCCTGCGCGCCGATGCGCTGCGCGCGCGCGGCCAGGTAACTATCGTCCAGCAGCCCCGCCAGCGGGCTGGCGGAGAAATGCGGGTCGCCGTACCACGCCAGCCGGTCGGCCATGGCGAGCTTGGCGGCCTCGGCAATGCGGTGCACGAACTCGGGTGAATCCGCCGCATGCTGCTCCAGGCCGGCATGGCGCAGCATGCCCAGTTGCTGCAGGAACACCGGACCCTGGCTCCAGATGCCGCACTTGGCCACGGTATAGCGGCCGAAATCCAGGGTCGCGGGCGCCTCGATCCCGGGCGTCCAGCTTGCCATGTCCTCGAGGCGCAGCAGTCCGGCGTGCTTGTCGCCGGTGGTGTCGCGCACCCGCGTATGGCGGCAATACGCATCGATTTCCTGCGCCACGAAGCCGCGGTACCAGCAATCCAGCGCCGCGTCGATCTGGCCGGTGCGGGTATCGCTGCGGCGCTGGGCCTCTTCGACGATGCGGGTGTAGGTGGCCGCCAGCACCGGCAGCGTGTGCAGGCTGCCGGGGCGCGGCACCTTGCCGTCGGGCAGCCAGGTCTGGGCCGAACTGTGCCATTCGTCGCGGAACAGCGCCTGCACCGCCAGGATCGCGCGCGCGATGCGCGGCACCAGCGGAAAGCCGTCGCGCGCATAGCCGATGGCGGGCGCCAGCACCTCGGCGAGGGTCCAGCTGCCATGCTCGCGCAGCATGGTCAGCCATGCGCCGAAGGCACCGGGCACGGCGGCCGGTATCAGGCCGATGCCGGGCACCAGGTCCAGCCCCATGGCGCGCAGCGCGGCGGGATCGGCCAGCGCCGGCGCCGGGCCCTGCCCGCACACCGAGCGCATGGCGCGCTCGCGCTCGCTCCAGTACAGGATCGGCACTTCGCCGCCGGGGCCGTTCAGGTGCGGCTCGACCACCTGCAGCACGAAGCCCGCGGCGACCGCGGCATCGAAGGCGTTGCCGCCGCGCTCCAGCACGCCCATGGCGGTCTGGGTGGCCAGCCAGTGCGTCGACGCCGCAACGCCAAAGGTGCCAACAATCTCGGGACGGGTGGTGAACATGGGCAAGGCTCCAGTAATGCCGGCCAGTATAGGTTTGCGGAATAACCAGCTGTGCCTGTTTGGTTATTGTTGTATTACCATCTGGTAATACCGTTATCGCGCCCGCCCCCGGCGCAGCAAGCCCCCGTGTCCATCGCCCCCGACAAGCTGGTCCACAACCTGGTATCGCGGCTGCGCCTGCGCCACCTGCCGCTGCTGCTCGCGCTGGCGCGGCAGCGCTCGGTGTCGCGCGTGGCGGCCGAGCTCAACCTGTCGCAGCCCGCCGTCACCAAGACCCTGCGCGAGATCGAAGACATCTTCATGGTGCCGCTGTTCACCCGCACCCGGCGCGGACTGGAGCCCACGCCCACCGGCCTGGCGGTGCTGGCGCACGCCCGGCTGACACTGGCCGATGCCGATGCGCTGGGGCGCGAACTGGCGGCGATCGAAGCGGGCCTGTCGGGCCGGCTGCGCCTGGGCGTGATTCCCTACATCAGCCGCGGCGTGCTCGATGCGGCCTGCACCTTCGGCCTGGCGCAGACCCCGCGGGTGTCGGTGCTGGTGCGCGAAGGCACCACCGACGAGCTGGTCGGCGCGCTGCGCGAGCATGAACTGGACTGCGTCATCGCGCGCACCTTCTTTGCGCCGGGCGCCGACATCGTGCAGCAGCCGCTGTATCGCGAAGAGCCGGCGCTGGTCGTGCCCACCGCGGCTGCCACCCGGCTGGCGCGCGGCGCGCTCGACTGGCACCGGCTGGCCGAACGCGACTGGATCCTGCCGCCGCCCAACACGCCGATCCGGCGCACCATCAACACCATCTTCGCGGTGGCGGGGGTGGCGCAGCCGACGCCGATGGTCGAGACGTATTCGATCAAGACCATGGCCACGCTGATGCGCAGGCATCCGGCGGCGACGACCATCGTGCCCAGGGCCGTTGCCAGCGAACTGGCCGAGGCCAGGGGCGCGGCGGTGCTGCCGCATGCGCTGAGCTGGGACCTG
Encoded here:
- a CDS encoding GAF domain-containing protein — encoded protein: MSLLRTASLVAAANVLCDQLQQARDPGAAFDAIGAATLQALGPGLLTINAWHAGPAQIERLWSSHPSAYPVGGRKQKGDSRWRRQLLERGEVFVGEGDAALAAVFDDVQAIRALGCTAVVNVPLCCQSRVIGTFNYLADRFAWSPAELAALRVLAALAGSAVRDCLEARA
- a CDS encoding Bug family tripartite tricarboxylate transporter substrate binding protein, coding for MTKTLLGGMAALAMCLGGAARAADSWPQKPITLIVPWAAGGSTDILARVLSEHLTRSLGQPVIVDNKPGASGNIGSAMVARARPDGYTLLVGSMSTHAMNPALMPNMPFRGVEDFTPLGLLAYVTNTLVVHPSVPAQNVRELIAYARANPGKLAYASAGPGSTNHLSAVLFEKMAGVQMLHVPYKGGAPAVVDTVAGQTQLLFSAGTQTLPHVKGGKLRLLAVTEGKRSPLLPNVPTVAETVPGYELAVWYGAFGPKGMPAELAARLNREINAVMSLPEVKSKMNAIGVETATSTPQQFGAILQRDADRYGKLIRELGIKGE
- a CDS encoding gamma-glutamyltransferase family protein; protein product: MFTTRPEIVGTFGVAASTHWLATQTAMGVLERGGNAFDAAVAAGFVLQVVEPHLNGPGGEVPILYWSERERAMRSVCGQGPAPALADPAALRAMGLDLVPGIGLIPAAVPGAFGAWLTMLREHGSWTLAEVLAPAIGYARDGFPLVPRIARAILAVQALFRDEWHSSAQTWLPDGKVPRPGSLHTLPVLAATYTRIVEEAQRRSDTRTGQIDAALDCWYRGFVAQEIDAYCRHTRVRDTTGDKHAGLLRLEDMASWTPGIEAPATLDFGRYTVAKCGIWSQGPVFLQQLGMLRHAGLEQHAADSPEFVHRIAEAAKLAMADRLAWYGDPHFSASPLAGLLDDSYLAARAQRIGAQAALSLEPGTVNGIAPRLPDLAAATRTLQRADVRFGVGEPTFAELPPVAEWAEQEIFVGDTCHIDVIDRHGNMVAATPSGGWLSSSPTIPALGFALNTRLQMTWLEPGLPNTLAPGKRPCTTLSPSLALRDGEPYMVFGTPGGDQQDQWSLAFFLRHAVHGMNLQEAIDAPAWHVDHFPASFWPRQTVLNRISVESRFPDSTLAALRERGHDVRVGEPWSEGRMSACSRQFDARGRLVLRAGANPRGMQGYAAGR
- a CDS encoding LysR family transcriptional regulator, which produces MSIAPDKLVHNLVSRLRLRHLPLLLALARQRSVSRVAAELNLSQPAVTKTLREIEDIFMVPLFTRTRRGLEPTPTGLAVLAHARLTLADADALGRELAAIEAGLSGRLRLGVIPYISRGVLDAACTFGLAQTPRVSVLVREGTTDELVGALREHELDCVIARTFFAPGADIVQQPLYREEPALVVPTAAATRLARGALDWHRLAERDWILPPPNTPIRRTINTIFAVAGVAQPTPMVETYSIKTMATLMRRHPAATTIVPRAVASELAEARGAAVLPHALSWDLPPVGVMWRRQPVEDDVVAALVACLRALPADLA